One genomic region from Epinephelus fuscoguttatus linkage group LG8, E.fuscoguttatus.final_Chr_v1 encodes:
- the LOC125892650 gene encoding NLR family CARD domain-containing protein 3-like isoform X1 encodes MQTVSGEMTPVSYRKELSSSLCQCFSSDEGKTSWSLDVDVKSAGVLSTMSQSEEEDEGVPTFSTSLPEGDERTEKERADSPAPSLVSMKSDRSMDFPMAFRQQEIISKTEKERADSPAPSLVSMKSDRSMDFPMAFKQQDPVSKTEKERADSPAPSCVSMKSDRSMDFPMAFKQQDSISKTEQERADSPAPSCVSMKSDRSMDFPMAFKQQEVHQETSDVSTDSETGLDSIFTLLEENIVAFAKNELKKFKKILSPDSKAKQSKGEDEEEVRGEVEEQRRSSREAFLKITLHFLRRMKQETLADSLQNKLFAAVWHRELKSNLQKKFQCVFEGIAKAGNPALLNQIYTELYITEGGTAEVNDEHEVRQIETASRKPDRPETTIRCEDIFKASPGRDEPIRTVVTNGVAGIGKTVLTQKFTLDWAEDKANQDIQFTFPFTFRELNVLKEKKYSLVELVHHFFAETKEAGICRFEEFQVVFILDSLDECRLPLDFHNNEILTDVTESTSVDVLLTNLIRGKLLPSARLWITTRPAAANQIPPDCVDMVTEIRGFTDPQKEKYFRKRFRDEEQASRIISHIKRSRSLHIMCHIPVFCWITATVLENVMKSREGGELPKTLTELYIHFLVVQTKVKNIKYDGGAETDHHWSPESRKMIESLGKLAFDQLQKGNLIFYESDLTECGIDIRAASVYSGVFTQIFKEERGLYQDKVFCFVHLSVQEFLAALHVHLTFINSGVNLMAEEQTTSRWSKLFGIRPEHFYQSAVDKALESPNGHLDLFLRFLLGLSLPSNQSLLRGLVTQTGSRSQSNQETVQFIKKKISENLSAERSINLFHCLNELKDGCLVEEIQRWLSSERLSPYEYTPCHWSALCFMLLSSEEDLEVFDLKKYSPSEEALLRLLPVVKVSTKALLSCCNLSERSCEALSSVLSSPSSSLRELDLSNNDLQDSGVELLCVGLGNPNCRLEVLRLSGCLITKKGCTSLVSALRSNPSHLRELDLSYNNPGDSGVKLLSDGKDDPSWRLQTLRMEPGGSQSMKSGLKKYARKLTLDPNTAHRKLILSDNNRKVTVGKETQSYPDDPERFDYWKQVLCTRGLNGRCYWEVEWKGHVYIAVAYKGIKRRGNSDDCCLGMNDQSWSLSCSDSAYSVLHSNRRVSIPVPPTKKVGVYLDWHAGTLSFYGVSTDKLTHIYTFYTTFTEPVYPAFRIRMDSSNSSMSLC; translated from the exons ATGCAGACTGTGTCGGGTGAAATGACTCCAGTGAGTTACAGGAAGGAATTATCTTCGTctctctgtcagtgtttctCTTCTGATGAAGGAAAAACGTCCTGGTCACTTGATGTGGATGTAAAGTCAgcag gtGTACTGTCTACCATGAGTCAGtctgaggaggaagatgagggggTCCCGACCTTCAGCACCTCTCTGCCTGAGGGAGATGAGAG GACTGAGAAGGAAAGAGCAGATTCTCCTGCACCAAGCCTTGTGTCCATGAAGAGTGACCGCTCCATGGATTTCCCCATGGCTTTCAGACAGCAAGAAATAATTTCTAA GACTGAGAAGGAAAGAGCAGATTCTCCTGCACCAAGCCTTGTGTCCATGAAGAGTGACCGCTCCATGGATTTCCCCATGGCTTTCAAACAGCAAGATCCAGTTTCTAA GACTGAGAAGGAAAGAGCAGATTCTCCTGCACCAAGCTGTGTGTCCATGAAGAGTGACCGCTCCATGGATTTCCCCATGGCTTTCAAACAGCAAGATTCAATTTCTAA GACTGAGCAGGAAAGAGCAGATTCTCCTGCACCAAGCTGTGTGTCCATGAAGAGTGACCGCTCCATGGATTTCCCCATGGCTTTCAAACAGCAAGA aGTTCACCAGGAGACGTCAGATGTTTCCACTGATAGTGAAACTGGGCTGGACTCCATATTTACG ctgcttgagGAGAACATTGTTGCTTTTGCGAAGAACGAGCTTAAGAAGTTCAAGAAGATTCTGAGTCCAGATTCCAAAGCAAAGCAGAGCAAAggtgaagatgaggaggaggttaGAGGAGAAGtggaagagcagaggaggagcagcagagaggcattTTTAAAGATCACACTGCACTTCCTGAGGAGAATGAAGCAGGAGACGCTGGCTGACTCTCTTCAGAACA AATTGTTTGCTGCAGTTTGGCACCGTGAACTTAAATCTAACCTACAGAAGaagttccagtgtgtgtttgaggggatCGCTAAAGCAGGAAACCCAGCCCTTCTGAATCAGATCTACACAgagctctacatcacagagggagGGACTGCAGAGGTCAATGATGAACATGAGGTCAGACAGATTGAAACAGCATCCAGGAAACCAGACAGACCAGAAACAACCATCAGGTGTGAAGACATCTTTAAAGCCTCACCTGGAAGAGATGAACCAATCAGAACAGTGGTGACAAATGGAGTGGCTGGCATTGGGAAAACAGTCTTAACACAGaagttcactctggactggGCTGAAGACAAAGCCAACCAGGACATACAGTTCACATTTCCATTCACTTTCAGAGAGCTGAAtgtgctgaaagagaaaaagtacAGCTTGGTGGAACTTGTTCATCACTTCTTTGCTGAAACCAAAGAAGCAGGAATCTGCAGGTTTGAAGAGTTCCAGGTTGTGTTCATCCTTGACAGTCTGGATGAGTGTCGACTTCCTCTGGACTTCCACAACAATGAGATCCTGACTGATGTTACAGAGTCCACCTCAGTGGATGTGCTGCTGACAAACCtcatcagggggaaactgctTCCCTCTGCTCGCCTCTGGATAACCACACGgcctgcagcagccaatcagatccctcCTGACTGTGTTGACATGGTGACAGAGATCAGAGGGTTCACTGACCCACAGAAGGAGAAGTACTTCAGGAAGAGAttcagagatgaggagcaggcCAGCAGAATCATTTCTCACATCAAGAGATCACGAAGCCTCCACATCATGTGCCAcatcccagtcttctgctggatcactgctacagttctggaGAATGTGAtgaagagcagagagggaggagagctgCCCAAGACCCTTACTGAGCTGTACATCCACTTCCTGGTGGTTCAGACCAAAGTGAAGAACATCAAgtatgatggaggagctgagacaGATCATCACTGGAGTCCAGAGAGCAGGAAGATGATTGAGTCTCTGGGAAAACTGGCTTTTGATCAGCTGCAGAAAGGGAACCTGATCTTCTATGAATCAGACCTGACAGAGTGTGGCATTGATATCAGAGCAGCCTCAGTGTACTCAGgagtgttcacacagatctttaaagaggagagaggactgtaccagGACAAGGTGTTCTGCTTCGTCCATCTGAGTGTTCAGGAGTTTCTAGCTGCTCTTCATGTCCATCTGACCTTCATCAACTCTGGAGTCAACCTGATGGCAGAAGAACAAACAACTTCTCGGTGGTCTAAACTGTTTGGAATCAGACCTGAACATTTCTACCAGAGTGCTGTGGACAAGGCCTTAGAGAGTCCAAATGGACACCTGGACCTGTTCCTCCGCTTCCTCCTGGGTCTCTCACTGCCAAGCAATCAGTCTCTTCTACGAGGTCTGgtgacacagacaggaagcaggTCACAATCCAATCAGGAAACAGTCCAGTTCATCAAGAAGAAGATCAGTGAGAATCTGTCTGCAGAGAGAAGCATCAATCTGTTCCACTGTCTTAATGAACTGAAGGATGGTTGTCTAGTGGAGGAGATCCAACGGTGGCTGAGTTCAGAACGTCTGTCCCCATATGAATACACTCCTTGTCACTGGTCAGCTCTGTGCTTCATGTTGctgtcatcagaggaagatctGGAGGTGTTTGACTTAAAGAAATATTCACCTTCAGAGGAGGCTcttctgaggctgctgccagTGGTCAAAGTCTCCACCAAGGCTCT GCTAAGTTGCTGCAATCTgtcagagagaagctgtgaagCTCTGTCTTCAGTTCTGAgctctccgtcctccagtctgagggagctggacctgagtaacAATGACCTGCAGGACTCAGGAGTGGAGCTGCTCTGTGTTGGACTGGGGAATCCAAATTGTAGACTGGAGGTTCTCAG gttgTCAGGCTGTCTGATCACAAAGAAAGGATGTACTTCTCTGGTGTCTGCTCTGAGATCCAACCCATctcatctgagagagctggacctgagctacAATAATCCAGGAGACTCAGGAGTGAAGCTACTTTCTGATGGAAAGGATGATCCAAGCTGGAGACTGCAAACTCTGAG GATGGAGCCCGGTGGATCACAGTCAATGAAATCTGGTCTGAAgaagt ATGCCCGTAAACTCACACTGGAcccaaacacagcacacagaaaACTCATCCTGTCCGACAACAACAGGAAGGTGACAGTGGGCAAAGAGACGCAGTCGTATCCTGATGATCCAGAGAGATTTGACTACTGGAAACAGGTGCTGTGTACCAGAGGTCTGAATGGTCGCTGTTACTGGGAGGTCGAGTGGAAAGGACATGTTTACATAGCAGTGGCTTACAAAGGAATaaaaaggagaggaaacagTGACGACTGCTGTCTGGGGATGAATGATCAGTCCTGGAGTCTGAGCTGCTCCGATAGTGCTTACTCTGTCCTGCACAGTAACAGGCGAGTGTCCATCCCTGTGCCTCCCACAAAGAAAGTGGGAGTGTACCTGGACTGGCATGCTGGCACCTTGTCCTTCTACGGAGTCTCCACTGATAAACTGACCCACATCTACACCTTTTACACCACATTCACTGAGCCGGTCTACCCTGCCTTCAGGATCAGGATGGACTCGTCAAACTCGTCAATGTCTTTGTGTTAG
- the LOC125892650 gene encoding NLR family CARD domain-containing protein 3-like isoform X2 — protein MQTVSGEMTPVSYRKELSSSLCQCFSSDEGKTSWSLDVDVKSAGVLSTMSQSEEEDEGVPTFSTSLPEGDERTEKERADSPAPSLVSMKSDRSMDFPMAFKQQDPVSKTEKERADSPAPSCVSMKSDRSMDFPMAFKQQDSISKTEQERADSPAPSCVSMKSDRSMDFPMAFKQQEVHQETSDVSTDSETGLDSIFTLLEENIVAFAKNELKKFKKILSPDSKAKQSKGEDEEEVRGEVEEQRRSSREAFLKITLHFLRRMKQETLADSLQNKLFAAVWHRELKSNLQKKFQCVFEGIAKAGNPALLNQIYTELYITEGGTAEVNDEHEVRQIETASRKPDRPETTIRCEDIFKASPGRDEPIRTVVTNGVAGIGKTVLTQKFTLDWAEDKANQDIQFTFPFTFRELNVLKEKKYSLVELVHHFFAETKEAGICRFEEFQVVFILDSLDECRLPLDFHNNEILTDVTESTSVDVLLTNLIRGKLLPSARLWITTRPAAANQIPPDCVDMVTEIRGFTDPQKEKYFRKRFRDEEQASRIISHIKRSRSLHIMCHIPVFCWITATVLENVMKSREGGELPKTLTELYIHFLVVQTKVKNIKYDGGAETDHHWSPESRKMIESLGKLAFDQLQKGNLIFYESDLTECGIDIRAASVYSGVFTQIFKEERGLYQDKVFCFVHLSVQEFLAALHVHLTFINSGVNLMAEEQTTSRWSKLFGIRPEHFYQSAVDKALESPNGHLDLFLRFLLGLSLPSNQSLLRGLVTQTGSRSQSNQETVQFIKKKISENLSAERSINLFHCLNELKDGCLVEEIQRWLSSERLSPYEYTPCHWSALCFMLLSSEEDLEVFDLKKYSPSEEALLRLLPVVKVSTKALLSCCNLSERSCEALSSVLSSPSSSLRELDLSNNDLQDSGVELLCVGLGNPNCRLEVLRLSGCLITKKGCTSLVSALRSNPSHLRELDLSYNNPGDSGVKLLSDGKDDPSWRLQTLRMEPGGSQSMKSGLKKYARKLTLDPNTAHRKLILSDNNRKVTVGKETQSYPDDPERFDYWKQVLCTRGLNGRCYWEVEWKGHVYIAVAYKGIKRRGNSDDCCLGMNDQSWSLSCSDSAYSVLHSNRRVSIPVPPTKKVGVYLDWHAGTLSFYGVSTDKLTHIYTFYTTFTEPVYPAFRIRMDSSNSSMSLC, from the exons ATGCAGACTGTGTCGGGTGAAATGACTCCAGTGAGTTACAGGAAGGAATTATCTTCGTctctctgtcagtgtttctCTTCTGATGAAGGAAAAACGTCCTGGTCACTTGATGTGGATGTAAAGTCAgcag gtGTACTGTCTACCATGAGTCAGtctgaggaggaagatgagggggTCCCGACCTTCAGCACCTCTCTGCCTGAGGGAGATGAGAG GACTGAGAAGGAAAGAGCAGATTCTCCTGCACCAAGCCTTGTGTCCATGAAGAGTGACCGCTCCATGGATTTCCCCATGGCTTTCAAACAGCAAGATCCAGTTTCTAA GACTGAGAAGGAAAGAGCAGATTCTCCTGCACCAAGCTGTGTGTCCATGAAGAGTGACCGCTCCATGGATTTCCCCATGGCTTTCAAACAGCAAGATTCAATTTCTAA GACTGAGCAGGAAAGAGCAGATTCTCCTGCACCAAGCTGTGTGTCCATGAAGAGTGACCGCTCCATGGATTTCCCCATGGCTTTCAAACAGCAAGA aGTTCACCAGGAGACGTCAGATGTTTCCACTGATAGTGAAACTGGGCTGGACTCCATATTTACG ctgcttgagGAGAACATTGTTGCTTTTGCGAAGAACGAGCTTAAGAAGTTCAAGAAGATTCTGAGTCCAGATTCCAAAGCAAAGCAGAGCAAAggtgaagatgaggaggaggttaGAGGAGAAGtggaagagcagaggaggagcagcagagaggcattTTTAAAGATCACACTGCACTTCCTGAGGAGAATGAAGCAGGAGACGCTGGCTGACTCTCTTCAGAACA AATTGTTTGCTGCAGTTTGGCACCGTGAACTTAAATCTAACCTACAGAAGaagttccagtgtgtgtttgaggggatCGCTAAAGCAGGAAACCCAGCCCTTCTGAATCAGATCTACACAgagctctacatcacagagggagGGACTGCAGAGGTCAATGATGAACATGAGGTCAGACAGATTGAAACAGCATCCAGGAAACCAGACAGACCAGAAACAACCATCAGGTGTGAAGACATCTTTAAAGCCTCACCTGGAAGAGATGAACCAATCAGAACAGTGGTGACAAATGGAGTGGCTGGCATTGGGAAAACAGTCTTAACACAGaagttcactctggactggGCTGAAGACAAAGCCAACCAGGACATACAGTTCACATTTCCATTCACTTTCAGAGAGCTGAAtgtgctgaaagagaaaaagtacAGCTTGGTGGAACTTGTTCATCACTTCTTTGCTGAAACCAAAGAAGCAGGAATCTGCAGGTTTGAAGAGTTCCAGGTTGTGTTCATCCTTGACAGTCTGGATGAGTGTCGACTTCCTCTGGACTTCCACAACAATGAGATCCTGACTGATGTTACAGAGTCCACCTCAGTGGATGTGCTGCTGACAAACCtcatcagggggaaactgctTCCCTCTGCTCGCCTCTGGATAACCACACGgcctgcagcagccaatcagatccctcCTGACTGTGTTGACATGGTGACAGAGATCAGAGGGTTCACTGACCCACAGAAGGAGAAGTACTTCAGGAAGAGAttcagagatgaggagcaggcCAGCAGAATCATTTCTCACATCAAGAGATCACGAAGCCTCCACATCATGTGCCAcatcccagtcttctgctggatcactgctacagttctggaGAATGTGAtgaagagcagagagggaggagagctgCCCAAGACCCTTACTGAGCTGTACATCCACTTCCTGGTGGTTCAGACCAAAGTGAAGAACATCAAgtatgatggaggagctgagacaGATCATCACTGGAGTCCAGAGAGCAGGAAGATGATTGAGTCTCTGGGAAAACTGGCTTTTGATCAGCTGCAGAAAGGGAACCTGATCTTCTATGAATCAGACCTGACAGAGTGTGGCATTGATATCAGAGCAGCCTCAGTGTACTCAGgagtgttcacacagatctttaaagaggagagaggactgtaccagGACAAGGTGTTCTGCTTCGTCCATCTGAGTGTTCAGGAGTTTCTAGCTGCTCTTCATGTCCATCTGACCTTCATCAACTCTGGAGTCAACCTGATGGCAGAAGAACAAACAACTTCTCGGTGGTCTAAACTGTTTGGAATCAGACCTGAACATTTCTACCAGAGTGCTGTGGACAAGGCCTTAGAGAGTCCAAATGGACACCTGGACCTGTTCCTCCGCTTCCTCCTGGGTCTCTCACTGCCAAGCAATCAGTCTCTTCTACGAGGTCTGgtgacacagacaggaagcaggTCACAATCCAATCAGGAAACAGTCCAGTTCATCAAGAAGAAGATCAGTGAGAATCTGTCTGCAGAGAGAAGCATCAATCTGTTCCACTGTCTTAATGAACTGAAGGATGGTTGTCTAGTGGAGGAGATCCAACGGTGGCTGAGTTCAGAACGTCTGTCCCCATATGAATACACTCCTTGTCACTGGTCAGCTCTGTGCTTCATGTTGctgtcatcagaggaagatctGGAGGTGTTTGACTTAAAGAAATATTCACCTTCAGAGGAGGCTcttctgaggctgctgccagTGGTCAAAGTCTCCACCAAGGCTCT GCTAAGTTGCTGCAATCTgtcagagagaagctgtgaagCTCTGTCTTCAGTTCTGAgctctccgtcctccagtctgagggagctggacctgagtaacAATGACCTGCAGGACTCAGGAGTGGAGCTGCTCTGTGTTGGACTGGGGAATCCAAATTGTAGACTGGAGGTTCTCAG gttgTCAGGCTGTCTGATCACAAAGAAAGGATGTACTTCTCTGGTGTCTGCTCTGAGATCCAACCCATctcatctgagagagctggacctgagctacAATAATCCAGGAGACTCAGGAGTGAAGCTACTTTCTGATGGAAAGGATGATCCAAGCTGGAGACTGCAAACTCTGAG GATGGAGCCCGGTGGATCACAGTCAATGAAATCTGGTCTGAAgaagt ATGCCCGTAAACTCACACTGGAcccaaacacagcacacagaaaACTCATCCTGTCCGACAACAACAGGAAGGTGACAGTGGGCAAAGAGACGCAGTCGTATCCTGATGATCCAGAGAGATTTGACTACTGGAAACAGGTGCTGTGTACCAGAGGTCTGAATGGTCGCTGTTACTGGGAGGTCGAGTGGAAAGGACATGTTTACATAGCAGTGGCTTACAAAGGAATaaaaaggagaggaaacagTGACGACTGCTGTCTGGGGATGAATGATCAGTCCTGGAGTCTGAGCTGCTCCGATAGTGCTTACTCTGTCCTGCACAGTAACAGGCGAGTGTCCATCCCTGTGCCTCCCACAAAGAAAGTGGGAGTGTACCTGGACTGGCATGCTGGCACCTTGTCCTTCTACGGAGTCTCCACTGATAAACTGACCCACATCTACACCTTTTACACCACATTCACTGAGCCGGTCTACCCTGCCTTCAGGATCAGGATGGACTCGTCAAACTCGTCAATGTCTTTGTGTTAG
- the LOC125892650 gene encoding NLR family CARD domain-containing protein 3-like isoform X3 has protein sequence MQTVSGEMTPVSYRKELSSSLCQCFSSDEGKTSWSLDVDVKSAGVLSTMSQSEEEDEGVPTFSTSLPEGDERTEKERADSPAPSLVSMKSDRSMDFPMAFRQQEIISKTEKERADSPAPSCVSMKSDRSMDFPMAFKQQDSISKTEQERADSPAPSCVSMKSDRSMDFPMAFKQQEVHQETSDVSTDSETGLDSIFTLLEENIVAFAKNELKKFKKILSPDSKAKQSKGEDEEEVRGEVEEQRRSSREAFLKITLHFLRRMKQETLADSLQNKLFAAVWHRELKSNLQKKFQCVFEGIAKAGNPALLNQIYTELYITEGGTAEVNDEHEVRQIETASRKPDRPETTIRCEDIFKASPGRDEPIRTVVTNGVAGIGKTVLTQKFTLDWAEDKANQDIQFTFPFTFRELNVLKEKKYSLVELVHHFFAETKEAGICRFEEFQVVFILDSLDECRLPLDFHNNEILTDVTESTSVDVLLTNLIRGKLLPSARLWITTRPAAANQIPPDCVDMVTEIRGFTDPQKEKYFRKRFRDEEQASRIISHIKRSRSLHIMCHIPVFCWITATVLENVMKSREGGELPKTLTELYIHFLVVQTKVKNIKYDGGAETDHHWSPESRKMIESLGKLAFDQLQKGNLIFYESDLTECGIDIRAASVYSGVFTQIFKEERGLYQDKVFCFVHLSVQEFLAALHVHLTFINSGVNLMAEEQTTSRWSKLFGIRPEHFYQSAVDKALESPNGHLDLFLRFLLGLSLPSNQSLLRGLVTQTGSRSQSNQETVQFIKKKISENLSAERSINLFHCLNELKDGCLVEEIQRWLSSERLSPYEYTPCHWSALCFMLLSSEEDLEVFDLKKYSPSEEALLRLLPVVKVSTKALLSCCNLSERSCEALSSVLSSPSSSLRELDLSNNDLQDSGVELLCVGLGNPNCRLEVLRLSGCLITKKGCTSLVSALRSNPSHLRELDLSYNNPGDSGVKLLSDGKDDPSWRLQTLRMEPGGSQSMKSGLKKYARKLTLDPNTAHRKLILSDNNRKVTVGKETQSYPDDPERFDYWKQVLCTRGLNGRCYWEVEWKGHVYIAVAYKGIKRRGNSDDCCLGMNDQSWSLSCSDSAYSVLHSNRRVSIPVPPTKKVGVYLDWHAGTLSFYGVSTDKLTHIYTFYTTFTEPVYPAFRIRMDSSNSSMSLC, from the exons ATGCAGACTGTGTCGGGTGAAATGACTCCAGTGAGTTACAGGAAGGAATTATCTTCGTctctctgtcagtgtttctCTTCTGATGAAGGAAAAACGTCCTGGTCACTTGATGTGGATGTAAAGTCAgcag gtGTACTGTCTACCATGAGTCAGtctgaggaggaagatgagggggTCCCGACCTTCAGCACCTCTCTGCCTGAGGGAGATGAGAG GACTGAGAAGGAAAGAGCAGATTCTCCTGCACCAAGCCTTGTGTCCATGAAGAGTGACCGCTCCATGGATTTCCCCATGGCTTTCAGACAGCAAGAAATAATTTCTAA GACTGAGAAGGAAAGAGCAGATTCTCCTGCACCAAGCTGTGTGTCCATGAAGAGTGACCGCTCCATGGATTTCCCCATGGCTTTCAAACAGCAAGATTCAATTTCTAA GACTGAGCAGGAAAGAGCAGATTCTCCTGCACCAAGCTGTGTGTCCATGAAGAGTGACCGCTCCATGGATTTCCCCATGGCTTTCAAACAGCAAGA aGTTCACCAGGAGACGTCAGATGTTTCCACTGATAGTGAAACTGGGCTGGACTCCATATTTACG ctgcttgagGAGAACATTGTTGCTTTTGCGAAGAACGAGCTTAAGAAGTTCAAGAAGATTCTGAGTCCAGATTCCAAAGCAAAGCAGAGCAAAggtgaagatgaggaggaggttaGAGGAGAAGtggaagagcagaggaggagcagcagagaggcattTTTAAAGATCACACTGCACTTCCTGAGGAGAATGAAGCAGGAGACGCTGGCTGACTCTCTTCAGAACA AATTGTTTGCTGCAGTTTGGCACCGTGAACTTAAATCTAACCTACAGAAGaagttccagtgtgtgtttgaggggatCGCTAAAGCAGGAAACCCAGCCCTTCTGAATCAGATCTACACAgagctctacatcacagagggagGGACTGCAGAGGTCAATGATGAACATGAGGTCAGACAGATTGAAACAGCATCCAGGAAACCAGACAGACCAGAAACAACCATCAGGTGTGAAGACATCTTTAAAGCCTCACCTGGAAGAGATGAACCAATCAGAACAGTGGTGACAAATGGAGTGGCTGGCATTGGGAAAACAGTCTTAACACAGaagttcactctggactggGCTGAAGACAAAGCCAACCAGGACATACAGTTCACATTTCCATTCACTTTCAGAGAGCTGAAtgtgctgaaagagaaaaagtacAGCTTGGTGGAACTTGTTCATCACTTCTTTGCTGAAACCAAAGAAGCAGGAATCTGCAGGTTTGAAGAGTTCCAGGTTGTGTTCATCCTTGACAGTCTGGATGAGTGTCGACTTCCTCTGGACTTCCACAACAATGAGATCCTGACTGATGTTACAGAGTCCACCTCAGTGGATGTGCTGCTGACAAACCtcatcagggggaaactgctTCCCTCTGCTCGCCTCTGGATAACCACACGgcctgcagcagccaatcagatccctcCTGACTGTGTTGACATGGTGACAGAGATCAGAGGGTTCACTGACCCACAGAAGGAGAAGTACTTCAGGAAGAGAttcagagatgaggagcaggcCAGCAGAATCATTTCTCACATCAAGAGATCACGAAGCCTCCACATCATGTGCCAcatcccagtcttctgctggatcactgctacagttctggaGAATGTGAtgaagagcagagagggaggagagctgCCCAAGACCCTTACTGAGCTGTACATCCACTTCCTGGTGGTTCAGACCAAAGTGAAGAACATCAAgtatgatggaggagctgagacaGATCATCACTGGAGTCCAGAGAGCAGGAAGATGATTGAGTCTCTGGGAAAACTGGCTTTTGATCAGCTGCAGAAAGGGAACCTGATCTTCTATGAATCAGACCTGACAGAGTGTGGCATTGATATCAGAGCAGCCTCAGTGTACTCAGgagtgttcacacagatctttaaagaggagagaggactgtaccagGACAAGGTGTTCTGCTTCGTCCATCTGAGTGTTCAGGAGTTTCTAGCTGCTCTTCATGTCCATCTGACCTTCATCAACTCTGGAGTCAACCTGATGGCAGAAGAACAAACAACTTCTCGGTGGTCTAAACTGTTTGGAATCAGACCTGAACATTTCTACCAGAGTGCTGTGGACAAGGCCTTAGAGAGTCCAAATGGACACCTGGACCTGTTCCTCCGCTTCCTCCTGGGTCTCTCACTGCCAAGCAATCAGTCTCTTCTACGAGGTCTGgtgacacagacaggaagcaggTCACAATCCAATCAGGAAACAGTCCAGTTCATCAAGAAGAAGATCAGTGAGAATCTGTCTGCAGAGAGAAGCATCAATCTGTTCCACTGTCTTAATGAACTGAAGGATGGTTGTCTAGTGGAGGAGATCCAACGGTGGCTGAGTTCAGAACGTCTGTCCCCATATGAATACACTCCTTGTCACTGGTCAGCTCTGTGCTTCATGTTGctgtcatcagaggaagatctGGAGGTGTTTGACTTAAAGAAATATTCACCTTCAGAGGAGGCTcttctgaggctgctgccagTGGTCAAAGTCTCCACCAAGGCTCT GCTAAGTTGCTGCAATCTgtcagagagaagctgtgaagCTCTGTCTTCAGTTCTGAgctctccgtcctccagtctgagggagctggacctgagtaacAATGACCTGCAGGACTCAGGAGTGGAGCTGCTCTGTGTTGGACTGGGGAATCCAAATTGTAGACTGGAGGTTCTCAG gttgTCAGGCTGTCTGATCACAAAGAAAGGATGTACTTCTCTGGTGTCTGCTCTGAGATCCAACCCATctcatctgagagagctggacctgagctacAATAATCCAGGAGACTCAGGAGTGAAGCTACTTTCTGATGGAAAGGATGATCCAAGCTGGAGACTGCAAACTCTGAG GATGGAGCCCGGTGGATCACAGTCAATGAAATCTGGTCTGAAgaagt ATGCCCGTAAACTCACACTGGAcccaaacacagcacacagaaaACTCATCCTGTCCGACAACAACAGGAAGGTGACAGTGGGCAAAGAGACGCAGTCGTATCCTGATGATCCAGAGAGATTTGACTACTGGAAACAGGTGCTGTGTACCAGAGGTCTGAATGGTCGCTGTTACTGGGAGGTCGAGTGGAAAGGACATGTTTACATAGCAGTGGCTTACAAAGGAATaaaaaggagaggaaacagTGACGACTGCTGTCTGGGGATGAATGATCAGTCCTGGAGTCTGAGCTGCTCCGATAGTGCTTACTCTGTCCTGCACAGTAACAGGCGAGTGTCCATCCCTGTGCCTCCCACAAAGAAAGTGGGAGTGTACCTGGACTGGCATGCTGGCACCTTGTCCTTCTACGGAGTCTCCACTGATAAACTGACCCACATCTACACCTTTTACACCACATTCACTGAGCCGGTCTACCCTGCCTTCAGGATCAGGATGGACTCGTCAAACTCGTCAATGTCTTTGTGTTAG